The window TGGGGTTGTAGTAATTACCACCTCACGCCTAACGAAGAGGAAAAGAATTCACGTGATCCCGGAAATTGCAAGGAGGATAAAAGAGGAGCATGGAAGGGGCGTAACGTTCCTGATAATTGGGGATGGGCCTGAAAAGAGCAATATCGAACGGCTCATCAGGGAATATGGTGTTGGAGACATTGTTAAACTTCTCGGAAGACAGCCAAGGGTAAAGGTGAGAGAATACCTGCAGGTAAGTGATGTATACCTCTCACCCACGGTATATGAGGCGTTTGGAATAGCCGCACTGGAAGCGTTGGCATGCGGCGTTCCGGTAGTTGCTAACAACCACGGGGGAATAAGCGAGATTGTAGAGCACGGGAGAACTGGTCTGGTTTCCAATAATGATCATGAACTGGTGCAGAATTTGATGTCGCTAATTACCAATGAAGAGAGGAGACAAGAAATGGGCAAAAATGCTCGAAAAAGTGTGGAAAACCACTTTAGCTGGGAAGCAGTAGTTCCCCAGATACTGAACGCCTATGAGAAGACTATGGATCAGGCAGATGAAGAGCCCTTCGCCCTTTACAAGCTCCACCAAATGCTCAAGAGAGGAATTACAAATGCTAGTGTCTTCAACCTTTGATGTGGAACAGAACTGTCCCCTTACTTGAGCACAACCCGGGGAATGGAGGAAGAACTTCCAAAGATTCTGGATTTGCTAGAGGAAATAAGGAGTTAGAGGAACTTCTTCTTTACCGCACAAATGGCAAAGGAATACCCCCACCTCGTGAAGCACGTGATTGATGAGGGTCATAAGCTAGGATGTCACAGCATATAATTATGAGCGCTTGGATGAGCTCCCAAAAGATAAAGCAAATAAGGTCATAAGAAAGTCCCTCATAGTGTTGAAGAATTTTGGGGAGGTGGTCTCGTTCAGAGCTCCAAATTTGCAGCTTTATGTTCCAATGAAAAAAGTATGTTTTGACTACTGCTTTAACACAGGGAAGAAAACCTAGATTCTTAAAAGGTTTACAGAACACTACAAAAAGGAAAATGCAGAATTTTATTAATGAGAGACTATCTGAGCTTTCGCAATCTCACATCTGATAGCGACGAAGGAAGTTCATATCACCTTCGGTAGATTGGTCCACATTAGGTATAGGGCCACAAGAATCACTACGGCTGCAAAAACCTGTCCCAGCTCCCTGCAGGAAAGCGATTTTGCTGTACGCACGCCGATGGCGTCTCCAATAAGCCCGCCCAGAACAAAGAGTACCACCACCACAAGGTCTATCGCCCTGCCCTGGAGCTCATAGCTCACAAAGCCCGCAAGTCCATTGAGAACGATTACAAAGAGAGACGTCCCAACGGCTCTGTGCATTTTAAGGCCTGCACCCATCGTCAGGGCAGGGACAAGCAGAAAGCCACCTCCGACCCCAAAGAATCCAGAGGCAAGCCCAACGAGAAAGCCAAGGCCAGCAACATTAATACGGCTAATTCTTTCCCATCTTTAACTTGTTGAACCTGGTTACTATTGTTTCTCACCATTTTAATCGCTATAGCTATCATCAAAACCGCGAACAGCGTCATCAAAAGGGGCCCTTCTACAGATTTGTTCATGTAGCTGCCAATATAAACTCCGGGAATGCTTGTGAGGGCCATTAGCGTTCCGGTTTTAAAGTCTACGTTTCCCTTTCTCCAGTGCATTAAGAATCCTATGATTGCGGTTATCCCTACGGCAACCAAGGAGGTGCCAACTGCAGTATGGGGATCAAGACCAACGAAATATACTAACAGGGGAACTGCAAGGACTGATCCACCGCTTCCTGTAAGGCCAAGCGACAGTCCAGAGAGGAACCCAGAGATTACAGAATCCACTAGATTCATACGATTTCCCCGAGTGATAAATTAAAGTGTGCCCTTTTAAAATTTCCCGCCGATCCCCAATTAAATGATGCCAGCCCCGTAGAGCACATGATATGCCTTGAGCAGCGCCTGC of the Thermococcus onnurineus NA1 genome contains:
- a CDS encoding glycosyltransferase family 4 protein, which encodes MESLKIALVSDWFFPSVGGIEYHIHDLATQLTHLGHDVHVITRSGTYPDENLPYEVHRFKGRITMNSFHVSIGTEMMKQINELYKKEHFDITHGHSIYSPMAVGVANLSAGIRGVPSIVTGHSLLGDSILNPVYIVLLRFSLRKVSSFIAVSNVVEKDMRSILGKSLGNREIYLIPNGIDIDFWKPSEDREEQKETLGLSGVVVITTSRLTKRKRIHVIPEIARRIKEEHGRGVTFLIIGDGPEKSNIERLIREYGVGDIVKLLGRQPRVKVREYLQVSDVYLSPTVYEAFGIAALEALACGVPVVANNHGGISEIVEHGRTGLVSNNDHELVQNLMSLITNEERRQEMGKNARKSVENHFSWEAVVPQILNAYEKTMDQADEEPFALYKLHQMLKRGITNASVFNL